One Strigops habroptila isolate Jane chromosome 19, bStrHab1.2.pri, whole genome shotgun sequence genomic window carries:
- the ATP6V0A1 gene encoding V-type proton ATPase 116 kDa subunit a isoform X10, with protein MGELFRSEEMTLAQLFLQSEAAYCCVSELGELGKVQFRDLNPDVNVFQRKFVNEVRRCEEMDRKLRFVEKEIKKANIPIMDTGENPEVPFPRDMIDLEANFEKIENELKEINTNQEALKRNFLELTELKFILRKTQQFFDEMADPDLLEESSSLLEPSEMGRGAPLRLGFVAGVINRERIPMFERMLWRVCRGNVFLRQAEIENPLEDPVTGDYVHKSVFIIFFQGDQLKNRVKKICEGFRASLYPCPETPQERKEMASGVNTRIDDLQMVLNQTEDHRQRVLQAAAKNIRVWFIKVRKMKAIYHTLNLCNIDVTQKCLIAEVWCPVADLDSIQFALRRGTEHSGSTVPSILNRMQTNQTPPTYNKTNKFTSGFQNIVDAYGIGTYREINPAPYTIITFPFLFAVMFGDFGHGILMTLIAVWMVLRESRILSQKSDNEMFNMVFSGRYIILLMGLFSTYTGLIYNDCFSKSLNFFGSSWSVRPMFSKGNWSDALLETTPLLQLNPAIPGVFGGPYPFGIDPIWNIATNKLAFLNSFKMKMSVILGIIHMLFGVTLSLLNHIYFKKPLNIYLGFIPEMIFMSSLFGYLVILIFYKWTAYDAHTSKDAPSLLIHFINMFLFSYSDTSNKMLYKGQQGLQCFLVVVALLCVPWMLVAKPLVLRHQYLRRKHLGTHNFGGIRVGNGPTEEDAEIIQHDQLSTHSEEGEEFDFGDTVVYQAIHTIEYCLGCISNTASYLRLWALSLAHAQLSEVLWTMVIHIGLSVRSLGGGLGLFFIFAAFATLTVAILLVMEGLSAFLHALRLHWLGCAGAEEALRGLCQDPGVRSRVWRSCLSRAPRRASPPLSDPSLL; from the exons ATGGGGGAGCTGTTCCGCAGCGAGGAGATGACCCTGGCGCAGCTCTTCCTGCAGTCCGAGGCCGCGTACTGCTGTGTGAGCGAGCTGGGCGAGCTGGGCAAGGTCCAGTTCCGCGAC CTGAACCCGGACGTGAACGTGTTCCAGCGCAAGTTCGTCAATGAAGTGAGGAGGTGTGAGGAGATGGACCGAAAGCTCC GGTTTGTTGAGAAGgagattaaaaaagcaaatattcctATCATGGACACTGGTGAAAACCCAGAGGTACCTTTTCCACGTGACATGATCGACTTGGAG GCAAACTTTGAGAAAATTGAAAATGAGCTTAAGGAAATCAACACGAACCAGGAAGCGCTGAAGAGAAACTTCCTGGAGCTGACAGAGTTAAAATTCATCCTGCGTAAAACTCAGCAGTTCTTTGATGAG ATGGCGGATCCAGACCTGTTGGAGGAATCCTCTTCGCTCCTGGAACCAAGCGAGATGGGAAGAGGTGCCCCGCTACGACTCGG GTTTGTGGCTGGTGTGATCAACCGGGAGCGGATCCCCATGTTCGAGCGCATGCTGTGGCGAGTGTGCCGAGGGAACGTGTTCCTGCGCCAGGCAGAGATTGAGAACCCCCTGGAGGACCCCGTGACG GGGGATTATGTGCACAAGTCTGTGTTTATCATCTTCTTCCAAGGCGACCAGCTGAAGAACAGAGTCAAGAAGATATGTGAAGG ATTCCGTGCCTCCCTCTACCCATGCCCAGAAACACCCCAGGAGCGGAAGGAAATGGCTTCTGGTGTCAATACCAGAATTGATGATCTTCAGATG GTGCTGAACCAGACAGAGGATCATCGGCAGCGggtcctgcaggcagctgccaaaAACATCCGCGTGTGGTTCATCAAAGTGCGCAAGATGAAGGCCATCTACCACACCCTGAACCTCTGCAACATCGACGTCACGCAGAAGTGCCTCATTGCTGAGGTCTGGTGTCCCGTGGCTGACCTCGATTCCATCCAGTTTGCTCTCAGGAGAGGCACT GAGCACAGTGGATCCACTGTCCCATCTATCCTAAACAGGATGCAAACGAATCAGACCCCACCAACATACAACAAAACTAACAAGTTTACTTCTGGCTTTCAAAACATTGTTGATGCTTACGGCATTGGGACGTATCGGGAAATAAATCCAG CACCATATACGATCATTACCTTCCCCTTTCTGTTTGCTGTGATGTTTGGAGATTTTGGCCATGGAATCCTGATGACTCTCATTGCTGTTTGGATGGTGCTTAGGGAAAGTCGGATTCTGTCACAGAAGAGTGACAATGAG ATGTTCAACATGGTTTTTAGTGGCCGATACATCATCCTGCTGATGGGACTGTTCTCCACCTACACCGGCCTCATCTACAACGACTGTTTCTCCAAGTCCCTGAATTTTTTTGGCTCATCATGGAGCGTCCGGCCCATGTTCTCGAAAGGCAACTGGTC AGATGCCTTGCTAGAAAccactcctctgctgcagctgaaccctgCCATTCCCGGGGTGTTCGGTGGCCCCTACCCCTTTGGCATCGACCCG ATTTGGAATATTGCCACCAACAAGCTGGCCTTCCTCAACTCCTTCAAGATGAAAATGTCTGTGATTCTTGGCATTATCCATATGCTCTTTGGTGTCACATTGAGTCTTCTCAACCACAT CTATTTTAAGAAGCCACTGAACATCTACCTGGGATTTATTCCAGAGATGATTTTCATGTCATCACTCTTTGGATACCTCGTTATTCTCATTTTCTACAAATGGACAGCCTACGATGCTCACACCTCCAAGGATGCACCAAGCCTTTTAATACACTTCATCAACATGTTTCTCTTCTCCTATAGTGACACCAGTAATAAGATGCTTTATAAAGGGCAG caaGGCCTCCAGTGTTTCCTCGTGGTGGTGGCGTTACTGTGTGTGCCCTGGATGCTGGTAGCTAAACCCCTGGTCCTTCGCCATCAGTATTTAAGGAGAAAGCACTTG GGAACACACAACTTCGGTGGGATCCGGGTGGGCAATGGCCCGACTGAGGAGGATGCTGAGATCATTCAACATGACCAGTTATCTACCCACTCcgaggagggggaggag TTTGACTTTGGGGACACCGTGGTGTACCAGGCCATCCACACCATCGAGTACTGCCTGGGGTGCATTTCAAACACTGCATCCTACCTGAGGCTCTGGGCTCTCAGCTTAGCCCATGCAC AGCTCTCGGAGGTGCTCTGGACCATGGTGATCCACATTGGCCTCAGTGTGAGGAGCCTGGGTGGAGGCTTGGGCCTCTTCTTCATCTTTGCTGCTTTCGCTACCCTGACAGTGGCGATTCTGCTGGTCATGGAGGGGCTGTCTGCTTTCCTCCATGCTCTTCGCTTGCACTG
- the ATP6V0A1 gene encoding V-type proton ATPase 116 kDa subunit a isoform X6, producing the protein MGELFRSEEMTLAQLFLQSEAAYCCVSELGELGKVQFRDLNPDVNVFQRKFVNEVRRCEEMDRKLRFVEKEIKKANIPIMDTGENPEVPFPRDMIDLEANFEKIENELKEINTNQEALKRNFLELTELKFILRKTQQFFDEMADPDLLEESSSLLEPSEMGRGAPLRLGFVAGVINRERIPMFERMLWRVCRGNVFLRQAEIENPLEDPVTGDYVHKSVFIIFFQGDQLKNRVKKICEGFRASLYPCPETPQERKEMASGVNTRIDDLQMVLNQTEDHRQRVLQAAAKNIRVWFIKVRKMKAIYHTLNLCNIDVTQKCLIAEVWCPVADLDSIQFALRRGTEHSGSTVPSILNRMQTNQTPPTYNKTNKFTSGFQNIVDAYGIGTYREINPAPYTIITFPFLFAVMFGDFGHGILMTLIAVWMVLRESRILSQKSDNEMFNMVFSGRYIILLMGLFSTYTGLIYNDCFSKSLNFFGSSWSVRPMFSKGNWSDALLETTPLLQLNPAIPGVFGGPYPFGIDPIWNIATNKLAFLNSFKMKMSVILGIIHMLFGVTLSLLNHIYFKKPLNIYLGFIPEMIFMSSLFGYLVILIFYKWTAYDAHTSKDAPSLLIHFINMFLFSYSDTSNKMLYKGQQGLQCFLVVVALLCVPWMLVAKPLVLRHQYLRRKHLEGQPVEAQVSPVPNEQALEAAAAATGTHNFGGIRVGNGPTEEDAEIIQHDQLSTHSEEGEEPTEDEVFDFGDTVVYQAIHTIEYCLGCISNTASYLRLWALSLAHAQLSEVLWTMVIHIGLSVRSLGGGLGLFFIFAAFATLTVAILLVMEGLSAFLHALRLHWIEFQNKFYTGTGFKFLPFSFDTIREGRFDD; encoded by the exons ATGGGGGAGCTGTTCCGCAGCGAGGAGATGACCCTGGCGCAGCTCTTCCTGCAGTCCGAGGCCGCGTACTGCTGTGTGAGCGAGCTGGGCGAGCTGGGCAAGGTCCAGTTCCGCGAC CTGAACCCGGACGTGAACGTGTTCCAGCGCAAGTTCGTCAATGAAGTGAGGAGGTGTGAGGAGATGGACCGAAAGCTCC GGTTTGTTGAGAAGgagattaaaaaagcaaatattcctATCATGGACACTGGTGAAAACCCAGAGGTACCTTTTCCACGTGACATGATCGACTTGGAG GCAAACTTTGAGAAAATTGAAAATGAGCTTAAGGAAATCAACACGAACCAGGAAGCGCTGAAGAGAAACTTCCTGGAGCTGACAGAGTTAAAATTCATCCTGCGTAAAACTCAGCAGTTCTTTGATGAG ATGGCGGATCCAGACCTGTTGGAGGAATCCTCTTCGCTCCTGGAACCAAGCGAGATGGGAAGAGGTGCCCCGCTACGACTCGG GTTTGTGGCTGGTGTGATCAACCGGGAGCGGATCCCCATGTTCGAGCGCATGCTGTGGCGAGTGTGCCGAGGGAACGTGTTCCTGCGCCAGGCAGAGATTGAGAACCCCCTGGAGGACCCCGTGACG GGGGATTATGTGCACAAGTCTGTGTTTATCATCTTCTTCCAAGGCGACCAGCTGAAGAACAGAGTCAAGAAGATATGTGAAGG ATTCCGTGCCTCCCTCTACCCATGCCCAGAAACACCCCAGGAGCGGAAGGAAATGGCTTCTGGTGTCAATACCAGAATTGATGATCTTCAGATG GTGCTGAACCAGACAGAGGATCATCGGCAGCGggtcctgcaggcagctgccaaaAACATCCGCGTGTGGTTCATCAAAGTGCGCAAGATGAAGGCCATCTACCACACCCTGAACCTCTGCAACATCGACGTCACGCAGAAGTGCCTCATTGCTGAGGTCTGGTGTCCCGTGGCTGACCTCGATTCCATCCAGTTTGCTCTCAGGAGAGGCACT GAGCACAGTGGATCCACTGTCCCATCTATCCTAAACAGGATGCAAACGAATCAGACCCCACCAACATACAACAAAACTAACAAGTTTACTTCTGGCTTTCAAAACATTGTTGATGCTTACGGCATTGGGACGTATCGGGAAATAAATCCAG CACCATATACGATCATTACCTTCCCCTTTCTGTTTGCTGTGATGTTTGGAGATTTTGGCCATGGAATCCTGATGACTCTCATTGCTGTTTGGATGGTGCTTAGGGAAAGTCGGATTCTGTCACAGAAGAGTGACAATGAG ATGTTCAACATGGTTTTTAGTGGCCGATACATCATCCTGCTGATGGGACTGTTCTCCACCTACACCGGCCTCATCTACAACGACTGTTTCTCCAAGTCCCTGAATTTTTTTGGCTCATCATGGAGCGTCCGGCCCATGTTCTCGAAAGGCAACTGGTC AGATGCCTTGCTAGAAAccactcctctgctgcagctgaaccctgCCATTCCCGGGGTGTTCGGTGGCCCCTACCCCTTTGGCATCGACCCG ATTTGGAATATTGCCACCAACAAGCTGGCCTTCCTCAACTCCTTCAAGATGAAAATGTCTGTGATTCTTGGCATTATCCATATGCTCTTTGGTGTCACATTGAGTCTTCTCAACCACAT CTATTTTAAGAAGCCACTGAACATCTACCTGGGATTTATTCCAGAGATGATTTTCATGTCATCACTCTTTGGATACCTCGTTATTCTCATTTTCTACAAATGGACAGCCTACGATGCTCACACCTCCAAGGATGCACCAAGCCTTTTAATACACTTCATCAACATGTTTCTCTTCTCCTATAGTGACACCAGTAATAAGATGCTTTATAAAGGGCAG caaGGCCTCCAGTGTTTCCTCGTGGTGGTGGCGTTACTGTGTGTGCCCTGGATGCTGGTAGCTAAACCCCTGGTCCTTCGCCATCAGTATTTAAGGAGAAAGCACTTG GAAGGGCAGCCCGTGGAGGCCCAGGTCAGCCCAGTCCCGAACGAGCAGGCACTAGAGGCAGCAGCGGCTGCAACA GGAACACACAACTTCGGTGGGATCCGGGTGGGCAATGGCCCGACTGAGGAGGATGCTGAGATCATTCAACATGACCAGTTATCTACCCACTCcgaggagggggaggag CCTACAGAGGATGAGGTG TTTGACTTTGGGGACACCGTGGTGTACCAGGCCATCCACACCATCGAGTACTGCCTGGGGTGCATTTCAAACACTGCATCCTACCTGAGGCTCTGGGCTCTCAGCTTAGCCCATGCAC AGCTCTCGGAGGTGCTCTGGACCATGGTGATCCACATTGGCCTCAGTGTGAGGAGCCTGGGTGGAGGCTTGGGCCTCTTCTTCATCTTTGCTGCTTTCGCTACCCTGACAGTGGCGATTCTGCTGGTCATGGAGGGGCTGTCTGCTTTCCTCCATGCTCTTCGCTTGCACTG